The Budorcas taxicolor isolate Tak-1 chromosome 2, Takin1.1, whole genome shotgun sequence genome window below encodes:
- the LOC128061191 gene encoding small cysteine and glycine repeat-containing protein 7-like — protein sequence MGCCGCGSCGGCGGGCGGGCSNGCGSGCGGGCGGSCSSCNSCRCYRVGCCSSCCPCCCGCCGGCCSVPVVCCHRRTCSCHSCGCGGGKGCCQQKSCCCQQKSCCCQQKCSCQKQCCH from the coding sequence ATGGGCTGCTGTGGTTGTGGAAGTTGTGGTGGCTGCGGTGGTGGCTGCGGTGGTGGCTGCAGCAATGGCTGCGGCAGTGGCTGCGGCGGTGGCTGTGGTGGTAGCTGCAGCAGCTGCAACAGCTGCAGGTGCTACCGGGTGGgctgctgcagcagctgctgcccctgctgctgcggctgctgtggGGGCTGCTGCAGCGTCCCCGTGGTCTGCTGCCACCGCCGCACCTGCAGCTGCCACTCATGTGGCTGCGGTGGTGGGAAGGGCTGTTGCCAGCAGAAGAGCTGCTGTTGCCAGCagaagagctgctgctgccagCAGAAGTGCAGCTGTCAGAAGCAATGCTGCCACTAG
- the LOC128061199 gene encoding small cysteine and glycine repeat-containing protein 4-like encodes MGCCGCGSCGGCGGGCSGGCSGGCGGGCGGGCGGGCGGSCGSCNSCRCYRVGCCSSCCPCCCGCCGGCCSVPVVCCHRRTCSCHSCGCGGGKGCCQQKSCCCQQKCSCQKQCCH; translated from the coding sequence ATGGGCTGCTGTGGTTGTGGAAGTTGTGGTGGCTGCGGTGGTGGCTGCAGTGGCGGCTGCAGTGGCGGCTGCGGTGGCGGCTGTGGTGGTGGCTGCGGTGGTGGCTGCGGTGGCAGCTGTGGCAGTTGCAACAGCTGCAGGTGCTACCGGGTGGgctgctgcagcagctgctgcccctgctgctgcggctgctgtggGGGCTGCTGCAGCGTCCCCGTGGTCTGCTGCCACCGCCGCACCTGCAGCTGCCACTCATGTGGCTGCGGTGGTGGGAAGGGCTGTTGCCAGCagaagagctgctgctgccagCAGAAGTGCAGCTGCCAGAAGCAATGCTGCCACTAG